In Leptospira langatensis, a single window of DNA contains:
- a CDS encoding MarR family winged helix-turn-helix transcriptional regulator, with protein MPSDPKKVNSLIDTAYAYYFHRTNRLLHLHFTKLMADHTTDLTVEQWFLLNRLSNGKSVSQTDLVDKTFKDRPNITRLLDGLEKKSLVSRKDDPNDRRKFTVSITKAGKSLLDKTIPIMLEARKAVYKGLNQEDLESLKAISEKIESNILQGWDWPEST; from the coding sequence ATGCCTTCCGATCCTAAAAAAGTGAATAGCCTGATAGATACCGCATACGCCTATTATTTTCATCGCACAAATCGACTTCTGCATCTGCATTTCACCAAGCTAATGGCGGACCATACGACGGATCTCACCGTAGAGCAATGGTTTCTATTAAATCGCTTATCGAACGGGAAATCAGTCTCTCAAACGGATCTGGTAGATAAGACTTTTAAGGATAGGCCGAATATTACCAGGCTTCTGGACGGATTAGAGAAGAAGAGCTTAGTCTCTCGGAAAGACGACCCGAACGATCGGCGAAAATTCACTGTAAGCATTACGAAGGCAGGCAAGTCCCTTTTGGACAAGACCATTCCAATCATGTTAGAAGCTAGAAAGGCAGTTTACAAAGGCCTAAACCAGGAAGACCTGGAATCCCTAAAGGCAATCTCCGAAAAGATCGAATCGAATATCCTACAGGGCTGGGATTGGCCCGAATCTACCTAA
- a CDS encoding ABC transporter permease, whose amino-acid sequence MSGSIRFFFQAYIRQIPVLVKLTLIQVFRRRAIFFLFSLLLFFFVGEWTCTTTVGQEVTKGIPMSVYFILTSLWVTIFLIIISSDLLRQDIDSQIHTLWLSRPLDPGVYLGGKGIALLLLVVLFILSIFAVQSWYALEVPWDFLIYQGAMMLTYIFFLSFAFQITLTSNQTLSILLSFGLLLVTSILDQIVYQGYLDETPMLNETQKMIVKMFYWVLPQIGTIYHHSSNLLEGKGDGPVPYGFYSFFQVSAWLLILKASLWVTTRRQEI is encoded by the coding sequence TTGAGCGGATCCATTCGTTTTTTCTTTCAGGCATATATACGCCAGATCCCGGTTTTGGTGAAGCTTACTCTCATCCAAGTATTCAGACGTAGAGCGATCTTCTTCTTATTCTCCTTATTGCTTTTCTTTTTCGTAGGGGAATGGACCTGCACTACGACAGTAGGGCAAGAAGTCACCAAGGGAATTCCGATGAGCGTCTATTTTATTCTGACCTCTCTTTGGGTGACTATCTTCTTGATCATTATTAGCTCGGATCTTTTACGCCAGGACATAGATTCCCAGATCCATACTCTTTGGCTGAGCCGCCCTTTGGACCCGGGAGTGTACTTGGGCGGAAAGGGGATCGCACTTCTTCTTTTGGTGGTCTTATTTATTCTCTCTATTTTCGCAGTACAGAGTTGGTACGCCTTGGAAGTTCCTTGGGATTTTTTGATCTACCAGGGAGCGATGATGCTCACTTACATATTCTTCCTGAGCTTTGCGTTCCAGATCACGTTAACCTCTAATCAAACTCTTTCCATTCTACTTTCTTTCGGATTGCTTTTGGTGACTTCCATTTTGGATCAGATCGTTTACCAAGGATACCTGGATGAGACTCCCATGTTGAACGAGACCCAGAAGATGATCGTAAAGATGTTCTACTGGGTTCTCCCACAAATTGGGACAATCTATCACCACTCCAGTAATCTTTTGGAGGGGAAGGGAGATGGTCCTGTGCCATACGGATTTTATTCCTTCTTCCAGGTGAGCGCTTGGCTTCTTATCTTAAAGGCGAGTCTTTGGGTGACTACTCGAAGACAGGAGATTTAA
- a CDS encoding SGNH/GDSL hydrolase family protein, giving the protein MSRSYFLIPILFFFAQCYSQKDTNSISSLLPNMDPIPVTVLGDSLCERSQAFGLREGLGSNFELTEACVSMRGVADWLPQLDLALVNTPKLIVIELGLNDLLYHSDQSFSGNYNTMLSDLQSKSSALIMVTVLPPTNASYRADVLQMNVFLKSLGSSYPIADMETPFLQTESKIELYPTDDPIHPDPAGYSIMKTVYMSEVGKLFGF; this is encoded by the coding sequence ATGTCCCGATCTTATTTCCTGATCCCTATTCTCTTCTTCTTTGCCCAATGTTACTCTCAGAAGGACACGAATTCCATCTCTTCTCTTTTGCCGAATATGGATCCCATTCCGGTGACTGTGCTCGGGGATTCTCTCTGCGAAAGGTCCCAGGCCTTCGGGTTGAGAGAAGGATTGGGCTCCAATTTCGAACTTACGGAGGCTTGCGTCTCCATGAGAGGAGTGGCCGATTGGTTGCCTCAATTAGATCTGGCCTTGGTGAATACTCCCAAGCTGATCGTCATAGAATTGGGACTAAATGATCTACTCTATCATTCCGATCAGTCTTTTTCAGGAAATTATAATACGATGCTTTCGGATCTACAGAGTAAATCCAGTGCTCTTATTATGGTAACCGTGCTTCCACCTACGAATGCCTCGTACCGGGCCGATGTGCTGCAAATGAACGTTTTCTTAAAGAGCTTGGGTTCTTCTTATCCGATCGCGGATATGGAGACCCCTTTCTTACAGACAGAATCCAAGATAGAACTATATCCTACGGATGATCCGATCCACCCGGATCCCGCAGGATATTCCATTATGAAAACTGTATATATGTCCGAAGTCGGGAAATTATTCGGGTTTTAA
- a CDS encoding penicillin-binding transpeptidase domain-containing protein, which yields MKGISPLSLRRYNLFFQKHKISREKFSSLLSFLFTFAFLILDPDPIFTETIPSRPNELILITRFSKQEKKEPETLAIGSLEFRKQTFSPASTFKIYLTLSLLENHIVSLDEKQKCADKHIPNSPRDLDLREALFYSSNEYFEKVFSELGKEKLDRTLLRIGYIPKTKKGKAEPWWIDLDGLKHGGRIRLKPDEIHSHWVRIFGDGYSYPKEIVSDWKKSLFWSECKERAANVYGKTGSWEKSFWFQGALVQGENDYVIYTVLDRDPAASRTRTIQRFYELVGCTVPSLE from the coding sequence ATAAAGGGAATTTCTCCTCTGAGCTTACGAAGATATAACCTCTTCTTCCAAAAACATAAGATCAGCCGGGAGAAATTCTCCTCTCTTCTTTCCTTCCTATTTACATTCGCGTTCCTCATCCTGGATCCGGATCCAATTTTTACAGAAACAATTCCTTCTCGCCCAAACGAGCTGATACTGATCACTCGATTTTCCAAACAGGAGAAGAAGGAGCCGGAAACTCTCGCAATCGGCAGCCTGGAATTTAGAAAGCAAACGTTTTCGCCCGCTTCCACGTTCAAGATCTACCTCACACTGTCCCTATTGGAGAATCATATTGTATCTCTGGATGAGAAACAGAAATGTGCGGATAAACATATTCCGAATTCTCCTAGGGACTTGGATTTGAGAGAGGCTTTATTCTATTCTTCTAATGAATACTTTGAGAAGGTCTTTTCTGAATTGGGTAAGGAGAAGCTAGATCGTACCTTGTTACGGATCGGTTATATTCCAAAGACCAAAAAAGGAAAGGCGGAGCCTTGGTGGATCGATCTGGATGGACTAAAACATGGAGGAAGGATCCGCCTTAAGCCCGACGAGATACATTCCCATTGGGTGAGGATCTTTGGGGACGGATATTCGTACCCGAAAGAAATCGTTTCCGATTGGAAGAAAAGCCTGTTCTGGTCGGAATGTAAAGAAAGAGCGGCTAACGTATATGGTAAGACCGGCTCTTGGGAGAAAAGTTTTTGGTTCCAAGGCGCCTTGGTCCAAGGCGAAAACGATTATGTCATATACACCGTTTTAGATCGGGACCCCGCCGCCTCTAGGACGAGAACTATACAAAGATTTTATGAGTTAGTGGGATGCACTGTTCCTAGTTTGGAATGA
- a CDS encoding HDOD domain-containing protein, whose translation MNINWYHFEKEGYYLSVRNINERIEKLNPLYIRFTTLNKNVDKLLNVLLDRYLVYLDAISLKESVFSILRESAMNAVKANSKRIFFAENNLNISNPDDYVRGMENFKKEMIKDKERYAALLEKVNFHCLITLAFNRNSFLMRVSNNAPIIPEELKRVENRIGKSKEYNDLGEVFADHADDSEGAGLGLAMSLLMLKNEGIDADCYKLLAEEGVTSAYIKIPLDFKHRNVSYQKTVEIIAEIDRLPTFPENLNQIMSLINKPDSSIQQITESVTKDVSLSTNILKLANSASFAQGRKVETLEDAIKLIGLSELNNILLSLGTKKILEERYKEFEQIWETSSLSAYICRRLGERMGWKKTFLTNLVCAALLHNIGLVLLLSLEGDTIAKLTDLTGKKLLPSSLGLEEAALGITHTSLGGMICEKWNFSDTIRVAAEYHHRPLMAKKESRDVVFAVYLSDWIIDCHDGKADPAAIHWEVLQHFGFKKDEEWMDFGKQVIQEYKAFQRQG comes from the coding sequence ATGAATATAAACTGGTACCATTTCGAAAAGGAAGGATACTATCTGAGCGTTCGTAACATAAATGAACGCATTGAAAAGCTAAATCCTCTCTATATCCGTTTCACCACCTTAAACAAGAATGTTGATAAACTATTAAACGTTTTGTTAGACAGGTACCTGGTTTATCTGGATGCGATTTCCCTGAAAGAATCCGTTTTTTCTATCCTGAGAGAAAGCGCAATGAACGCCGTTAAGGCAAACTCAAAGAGGATCTTCTTCGCCGAGAATAACCTGAATATCTCGAACCCGGACGATTATGTTCGAGGGATGGAGAATTTCAAAAAAGAAATGATCAAGGACAAAGAGAGATACGCGGCCCTATTGGAAAAGGTCAATTTCCATTGTCTGATCACCTTGGCATTCAATCGTAATAGTTTTCTAATGAGGGTCTCTAATAACGCTCCTATTATTCCGGAAGAGTTGAAACGTGTGGAGAACCGGATCGGAAAGAGTAAGGAATACAACGACTTAGGGGAGGTTTTTGCAGATCACGCGGACGATTCCGAAGGAGCCGGACTCGGTCTTGCCATGTCCCTTCTGATGCTCAAGAACGAAGGAATAGACGCAGACTGCTATAAGCTACTCGCAGAAGAGGGAGTGACCTCAGCCTATATCAAGATCCCTCTGGACTTCAAACATCGCAACGTTTCCTACCAGAAAACTGTGGAGATCATCGCTGAGATAGACAGGCTTCCTACTTTTCCGGAGAACTTGAATCAGATCATGAGTCTGATCAATAAACCCGATTCATCTATCCAGCAGATCACAGAGTCGGTCACAAAGGATGTTTCCTTATCCACTAATATCTTAAAGCTGGCTAATTCGGCTTCCTTTGCTCAAGGGAGAAAAGTCGAAACATTGGAAGATGCGATCAAGCTGATCGGTCTATCAGAATTAAATAATATTCTTCTTAGCCTCGGAACGAAGAAGATACTCGAAGAAAGGTATAAGGAGTTTGAGCAGATCTGGGAAACGTCCAGTCTTTCCGCTTATATCTGTCGCAGGCTCGGGGAAAGAATGGGCTGGAAGAAGACCTTCCTTACGAATCTTGTATGCGCCGCATTATTGCATAATATTGGGCTGGTGCTTCTACTTTCTTTAGAGGGAGACACAATTGCCAAGTTGACCGATCTTACCGGAAAGAAACTGCTTCCTTCTTCTCTTGGTCTTGAGGAGGCGGCTTTAGGGATCACTCATACTTCTCTCGGTGGAATGATCTGTGAGAAATGGAATTTCTCCGATACGATCCGAGTCGCCGCAGAATACCATCATAGACCACTGATGGCTAAGAAAGAATCCAGGGACGTAGTATTCGCAGTCTATTTATCCGACTGGATCATAGATTGCCATGACGGGAAAGCGGATCCTGCCGCAATCCACTGGGAAGTGCTCCAACATTTCGGTTTTAAAAAGGACGAGGAATGGATGGATTTCGGAAAACAAGTCATCCAGGAATACAAAGCATTTCAAAGACAGGGCTAA
- a CDS encoding arylesterase, with translation MRSYPFSLIFILLGLALSACSGDLKEIPLKNCSQISGLPGPEDIAVDRTAGLLYISSHERRISDQEGKLYYMDLNSDKPEPKLLETNYPKSFRPHGISLLVQGGKQKLYVISHITPYKEHSIEVFERTEAPKGNSKVGKWTHIQTLKDPTITSPNDLFVASENEIYVSNDHGSGGYMTYLFNDIFRMKRAEIAYFDGKTWTSLGNPLYFGNGIILVKREDGKEFLYRSDIGTNSVLKFPLTRQAGKIVLGEPKSIFLDSAPDNLEIDEKGTIYVAAHKFLFQFLKHARNKDTPSPTQVFTIFPDDTIQEVYANSGAQIPAASTALTYKQKILISQVFNDFILECNL, from the coding sequence ATGCGATCCTACCCATTTTCCCTGATTTTCATCCTTTTAGGCCTGGCCCTTTCCGCTTGCTCCGGCGATCTGAAAGAGATCCCTCTTAAAAACTGCTCCCAGATCTCCGGCCTGCCTGGACCGGAAGATATAGCCGTAGATAGAACCGCGGGTTTACTCTATATTTCCTCTCATGAAAGAAGGATCTCCGACCAAGAAGGCAAACTATATTATATGGATCTAAACTCCGATAAGCCGGAGCCCAAACTTTTAGAAACGAATTATCCGAAGTCCTTCCGTCCTCATGGTATAAGCCTTCTCGTCCAAGGAGGAAAGCAGAAGCTTTACGTAATTTCTCATATCACTCCTTATAAAGAGCATTCTATAGAAGTGTTCGAAAGGACCGAGGCTCCTAAAGGAAATTCGAAAGTCGGAAAATGGACCCATATCCAGACTCTGAAAGATCCTACGATCACAAGTCCCAATGATCTATTCGTAGCCTCCGAAAATGAGATCTATGTTTCGAATGATCATGGAAGCGGCGGATACATGACCTATCTCTTCAATGATATCTTCCGAATGAAACGTGCGGAGATCGCTTACTTCGACGGAAAGACTTGGACAAGTCTAGGCAATCCTCTCTATTTCGGGAACGGTATCATTCTTGTAAAACGGGAAGATGGAAAGGAATTCCTGTACAGATCTGATATAGGAACGAATTCCGTTCTAAAATTCCCTCTGACCAGACAGGCCGGAAAAATCGTATTAGGAGAACCTAAATCGATTTTCCTGGATTCTGCTCCCGACAATCTAGAGATCGATGAGAAAGGAACCATCTATGTGGCCGCCCACAAGTTTCTCTTCCAATTTTTGAAACATGCAAGGAATAAGGACACCCCTTCTCCTACCCAGGTTTTTACGATCTTCCCGGATGATACCATCCAGGAAGTGTATGCAAACTCGGGAGCGCAGATCCCTGCGGCAAGTACTGCTTTGACATATAAGCAAAAGATCCTGATCTCTCAGGTGTTCAACGATTTCATCCTGGAATGCAACCTCTAG
- a CDS encoding LIMLP_16025 family protein: MDNQKLNDLINAGIGAVQTSKEIFDKLLIDLNEGKEKVEQRFDELKAQGEKDLSESALKFKVPLAWGIVKFEEIRENILKQFIKK; this comes from the coding sequence ATGGACAACCAAAAGCTGAACGATTTGATCAATGCTGGTATTGGAGCCGTCCAAACTTCGAAAGAAATTTTCGATAAGCTTCTTATCGACCTGAACGAAGGCAAGGAGAAGGTGGAACAGAGATTCGACGAGCTAAAAGCACAGGGTGAAAAAGACCTGAGCGAGAGCGCGTTGAAATTCAAAGTTCCTCTGGCATGGGGAATCGTTAAATTTGAAGAGATTCGGGAGAATATCTTAAAACAGTTTATAAAGAAATAA
- the rsgA gene encoding ribosome small subunit-dependent GTPase A, whose amino-acid sequence MNQKQNEPLSAWDADREKEFRGIVSRSGISNALAARVIGEQGREFWLRQDLKEGSGILTGSLRYGALSSLDIPVAGDWVLITQLDENEFLIHQILPRRSLLVRKSKGEIQRPDPIAANMDRIFLLQGLDGDFQPRRLERTLVQLWESGASPCIILTKSDLYSENQLELDEKIRLVRESCPGVPVHAISTFNGEGLQELLPYWEEDGVFAFIGSSGVGKSSLLNSLLGKEIRSVQEVRVSDSKGKHTTTNRWMFELRSGLWILDTPGMREIQLWSDGSGLEETFPEIFESAGLCKFQDCSHSSEPGCAVQEALEEGKISYERFRSFQKLQREMQRIVNLSNPNSSQQLAEKAKWKSIHKEQKRMKKQRDRERYR is encoded by the coding sequence ATGAATCAAAAACAAAATGAGCCTCTATCCGCCTGGGATGCGGATAGAGAAAAAGAATTTCGAGGGATCGTTTCCAGATCCGGGATCTCGAATGCGTTAGCTGCTAGAGTCATCGGCGAACAAGGCCGAGAATTTTGGCTTAGGCAGGATTTAAAAGAAGGAAGCGGGATCTTAACCGGAAGCTTGAGGTACGGAGCGCTTTCCAGTTTGGACATTCCCGTAGCAGGTGACTGGGTACTGATCACTCAGTTAGATGAAAACGAATTTCTGATACATCAGATACTTCCCCGCAGAAGCTTGCTCGTCCGTAAATCAAAAGGAGAGATCCAAAGACCGGATCCAATCGCTGCGAATATGGACAGGATCTTTCTTTTACAGGGATTGGATGGGGACTTTCAACCAAGGCGTTTGGAAAGGACCTTGGTTCAGCTTTGGGAAAGCGGAGCTTCTCCGTGTATCATCTTAACGAAGAGTGATCTATATTCAGAAAATCAACTAGAGCTAGATGAAAAGATCCGTTTGGTTCGAGAGTCCTGTCCGGGCGTTCCCGTCCATGCGATCTCCACATTTAACGGAGAAGGATTGCAAGAGCTGTTACCCTATTGGGAGGAAGATGGAGTTTTTGCTTTTATCGGATCCTCTGGAGTAGGGAAATCTTCTCTTCTGAATTCCTTATTAGGAAAGGAGATCCGATCCGTGCAAGAGGTAAGGGTTTCCGATTCAAAGGGAAAGCACACTACCACGAATCGTTGGATGTTTGAATTGAGATCGGGACTTTGGATCCTGGACACTCCGGGAATGAGAGAGATCCAACTCTGGTCAGACGGTTCCGGACTAGAGGAAACCTTTCCCGAGATCTTTGAATCGGCAGGCCTTTGTAAATTTCAGGATTGTTCTCATTCTTCCGAGCCAGGATGCGCGGTTCAGGAAGCGTTGGAAGAAGGCAAGATCTCCTACGAAAGATTCCGGAGCTTTCAGAAATTGCAGAGGGAAATGCAAAGGATCGTAAATTTGAGCAATCCGAATTCTTCTCAGCAACTTGCGGAAAAAGCGAAATGGAAATCCATCCATAAGGAGCAGAAGAGAATGAAGAAACAAAGAGATCGGGAGAGATACCGGTAA
- the sixA gene encoding phosphohistidine phosphatase SixA, with protein sequence MKIIIARHGEADPNSVDGQDSSRILTPKGQSDIEKMARFFQTGFKIKKIYHSPYFRTKASAEIYSRILKPEQETESMEYLLPGEDYLRICPLLKDYSNSDAILLVGHSPDVSIFAENLLGISGVGQSFLFTPGSALAVNIPREKFKGGQIIWFVSPDFLC encoded by the coding sequence ATGAAGATCATCATTGCCAGACATGGAGAAGCGGATCCCAATTCCGTCGACGGTCAAGATTCGTCCAGAATTCTGACTCCGAAAGGCCAATCGGATATTGAAAAGATGGCTCGGTTCTTTCAGACCGGGTTCAAGATCAAAAAGATCTATCATAGCCCGTATTTCCGGACCAAGGCAAGCGCAGAGATCTACTCTCGCATTTTAAAACCGGAACAAGAAACGGAGTCCATGGAATATCTTCTTCCGGGTGAGGACTACCTTAGGATCTGCCCACTTCTAAAAGATTATTCTAACTCGGACGCGATCCTTCTTGTGGGTCATAGTCCTGACGTAAGCATCTTTGCAGAAAATCTTTTAGGTATCTCCGGCGTCGGACAATCTTTTTTATTCACTCCCGGCTCTGCGCTTGCAGTCAATATTCCAAGAGAGAAGTTCAAAGGAGGACAGATCATTTGGTTTGTTTCTCCCGATTTCCTTTGCTAA
- a CDS encoding ABC transporter ATP-binding protein: MPQFAIEIEHLRKNYPRVQALKGISLQVPQGGVFGLLGQNGAGKTTLVRILLGFSKPTDGFCTVLGKKPSPYARAKIGYLPERMAVPTYLSGREFLEASLRLALLSSFEAKQKSKKLLEKLGLADAADRKVSTYSKGMLQRLGLANALGAEPDLLLLDEPGTGLDPAGYKEFREFILEENQKRGVTILINSHRLLEVEQICTEVGILHKGKMMAQGKLDELRQGKDRIRIRFEGDIGTYLNDISLEAKHDGKEWEIRPKPETDLRRLPAELVERGADLLLYERRTESLEDVFFRLTQGPDSGQNSHTGEEA, from the coding sequence ATGCCTCAATTTGCAATTGAAATAGAACACCTACGTAAAAATTATCCGAGAGTACAAGCTCTAAAAGGAATCAGCTTGCAAGTTCCACAGGGAGGGGTCTTCGGACTCCTCGGACAGAACGGAGCGGGCAAGACAACTCTGGTTCGCATCCTCTTGGGATTTTCCAAACCGACGGATGGCTTCTGCACTGTTCTGGGCAAGAAACCTTCTCCTTATGCGCGCGCAAAGATCGGATATCTTCCGGAAAGAATGGCTGTGCCTACCTATTTATCGGGGAGAGAATTTTTAGAGGCCAGTTTAAGATTAGCGCTTCTTTCTTCTTTCGAGGCAAAGCAAAAGAGCAAGAAGCTTTTAGAAAAGCTAGGTCTTGCAGACGCAGCCGACAGAAAGGTCTCCACTTATTCCAAGGGAATGTTACAAAGACTTGGACTGGCGAACGCGTTAGGCGCAGAGCCTGACCTTCTTCTTTTGGATGAACCCGGAACAGGATTGGATCCTGCAGGTTACAAAGAATTCCGGGAATTCATTCTGGAAGAGAACCAAAAGAGAGGGGTCACTATCTTGATCAACTCTCATCGACTATTGGAAGTAGAACAGATCTGTACGGAAGTTGGGATCCTGCATAAGGGCAAGATGATGGCCCAGGGGAAACTAGACGAGCTTCGACAAGGCAAGGATAGAATCCGCATCCGATTTGAAGGAGATATTGGGACTTATCTGAATGATATCTCTTTAGAAGCGAAGCATGACGGAAAGGAATGGGAGATCCGACCTAAGCCGGAAACGGATCTGCGCAGACTTCCTGCCGAATTAGTAGAGAGAGGAGCGGATCTACTGTTATATGAAAGAAGGACAGAGTCTTTGGAGGATGTATTCTTCCGACTGACCCAAGGTCCCGACTCGGGACAAAACTCACATACAGGAGAAGAAGCTTGA
- a CDS encoding acyl-CoA thioesterase, producing the protein MSDNEIVKTPRESAAETRHIVMPDHTNHYGTLFGGTLMAWIDLIAVMVAQRHCEREAVTASVDKLNFLEPVSIGDHVVLKASVNYVGRSSLEIGVQVSKENPYTGIVVRATTAYLTFVALDENKKPCAIPKLRPETEDEKRRYENALLRQEAGRNLIKRIRENKTSS; encoded by the coding sequence ATGTCAGATAACGAGATTGTAAAAACGCCCAGAGAATCCGCGGCGGAGACCAGGCATATCGTAATGCCGGATCATACCAACCATTACGGCACTCTTTTCGGAGGAACTCTCATGGCTTGGATCGACCTGATCGCGGTTATGGTGGCCCAAAGACATTGTGAAAGAGAAGCAGTCACCGCTAGTGTGGATAAATTGAATTTTCTAGAACCGGTATCGATCGGAGATCATGTTGTCTTAAAGGCATCTGTCAATTATGTGGGCCGCTCTTCTTTGGAAATAGGAGTCCAGGTCTCCAAGGAGAATCCATATACAGGCATCGTGGTTAGAGCCACGACTGCCTATCTTACTTTCGTCGCACTAGATGAGAATAAGAAGCCTTGCGCGATCCCTAAATTAAGACCGGAAACGGAAGACGAAAAAAGAAGATATGAGAACGCTCTTCTCCGACAGGAAGCAGGTCGGAATCTGATCAAGAGGATCCGAGAGAATAAGACTTCTTCTTAA
- a CDS encoding peroxiredoxin family protein produces MIHSGEPARDFEYKDLDGNSHRLSELKGKKILLSFLRNGACALCNLRVHSMIKNYPELNGLDILAIFESKKEDMLPYVGQQKPPFALIPDPEAGIYSLYDVEVSQEKVQSSMDSAVVHGRVQEASAVGFSLTPQEGSNFFRMPADFLIDEDFKIHKAFYSSLIGDHIDLEEIKDWSKTVRVV; encoded by the coding sequence ATGATTCATTCAGGCGAACCTGCTAGGGATTTTGAATATAAAGATTTGGATGGGAACTCCCATAGACTTTCGGAACTAAAGGGGAAGAAGATACTCCTCTCTTTTCTGCGAAACGGAGCCTGTGCCCTCTGCAATCTAAGAGTTCATTCCATGATCAAAAACTATCCGGAACTGAATGGTCTGGATATTCTTGCGATCTTCGAATCCAAGAAGGAAGATATGCTTCCCTACGTTGGCCAACAAAAGCCTCCGTTCGCACTGATCCCCGATCCGGAGGCCGGTATCTATTCCCTATATGATGTCGAAGTTTCTCAGGAGAAGGTACAGAGTTCGATGGATTCTGCCGTCGTACATGGAAGGGTACAGGAAGCGAGCGCAGTCGGGTTTTCTTTAACCCCCCAAGAAGGATCGAATTTCTTCAGAATGCCTGCGGATTTTCTGATCGATGAGGACTTTAAGATCCACAAGGCGTTTTACAGCTCCCTAATAGGGGATCATATTGATCTGGAAGAGATTAAGGATTGGTCCAAAACCGTTCGAGTAGTCTAA